In the Oryza glaberrima chromosome 6, OglaRS2, whole genome shotgun sequence genome, one interval contains:
- the LOC127776878 gene encoding uncharacterized protein LOC127776878 — protein MSRELFLRIVASVEAHDDYFRQRPNAVGLLGATALQKVYGAIRMLAYDIPANSLDEVVRISESTMIEAFKHFVKAVVDVFADQYLRAPTAEDTARLMAINTLREFPGMLGCIDCMHWRWKNCPTGWKGQYSGHVDGPTMILEAVASKDSWIWHSFFGLPGSLNDINVLQRSPLFQSLTSGTAPELEFMVNGNKYTMGYYLADGIYPSWATFVKTISNPQGNKRIHYAKVQEGVRKDVERAFGVLQARFAMVRGPARFWDTETLWYIMTACVIMNNMIIDNERDEDVDFDYDQEDSEVLRKEEYQRRNKPVLEKFLKIHKEIEDRRVHE, from the coding sequence ATGTCAAGGGAGCTCTTCTTGCGCATCGTGGCTAGTGTGGAGGCTCATGATGACTACTTCAGGCAGAGACCAAATGCAGTGGGTCTTCTCGGTGCCACTGCATTGCAGAAGGTGTATGGTGCAATTCGCATGCTTGCATATGATATTCCAGCCAATAGTCTTGATGAAGTCGTGAGGATTTCTGAGAGCACCATGATAGAAGCTTTCAAGCACTTTGTcaaggctgtggtggatgtgtttgCTGATCAATACTTGAGGGCACCAACTGCTGAGGACACTGCAAGGTTGATGGCTATAAACACTCTAAGGGAGTTCCCAGGGATGCTAGGTTGTATTGACTGTATGCATTGGAGGTGGAAGAATTGCCCAACAGGCTGGAAAGGACAATACTCAGGGCATGTGGATGGGCCAACCATGATTCTTGAAGCTGTTGCATCTAAAGATTCGTGGATTTGGCATTCCTTCTTTGGACTACCAGGTTCTCTTAATGATATCAATGTACTACAGAGATCACCACTCTTTCAAAGTCTTACATCAGGGACAGCTCCAGAGTTGGAGTTTATGGTGAATGGAAATAAATACACCATGGGTTACTATCTTGCTGATGGCATATACCCTTCTTGGGCCACTTTTGTGAAGACCATTTCTAATCCACAAGGTAACAAGAGAATACATTatgcaaaagttcaagaagGAGTGAGAAAGGATGTTGAAAGAGCATTTGGTGTTCTACAAGCCCGCTTTGCAATGGTGAGGGGTCCTGCTAGATTTTGGGATACAGAGACCCTATGGTACATAATGACAGCTTGTGTAATCATGAACAACATGATCATTGACAATGAGCGAGATGAAGATGTAGATTTTGACTATGATCAGGAGGACAGTGAGGTGTTGAGGAAGGAGGAATACCAACGACGTAATAAACCTGTGTTAGAGAAATTTCTAAAGATACATAAAGAAATTGAAGACCGACGGGTACATGAGTAA